The proteins below are encoded in one region of Scomber japonicus isolate fScoJap1 chromosome 24, fScoJap1.pri, whole genome shotgun sequence:
- the pcid2 gene encoding PCI domain-containing protein 2: MAHITINQYLQQVYESIDNHDGSFCAELLSFKHPHVANPRLQLASPEEKCQQVLEPPYDEMVAAHLRCTYAVSNHDFVEAYKFQTIVVQSFLRAFQSHKEENWALPVMFAVTLDLRIFANNAEQQLQKKGKGQPSEMLEKAAEQLMSCFRVCASDNRAGIEDSKKWGMMFLSNQLFKIYFKINKLHLCKPLIRAIDSSNLKNDYSPAQKVTYKYYVGRKAMFDSDFKPAEEFLSFSFHHCHRSSQKNKRMILIYLLPVKMLLGHMPTHQLLRKYDLMQFADVTKAVSEGNLLLLNEALSKHETFFIRCGIFLILEKLKIITYRNLFKKVYLLLRTHQLPLDAFLVALKMMQVEDVDIDEVQCLLANLIYMGHIKGYISHQHQKLVVSKQNPFPPLSSVS; the protein is encoded by the exons ATGGCTCACATCACCATCAACCAGTACCTGCAGCAG GTTTATGAATCCATTGATAATCACGACGGCTCGTTCTGTGCTGAGCTTCTCTCCTTCAAACATCCGCACGTCGCCAACCCCCGACTCCAG ctggcCAGTCCAGAGGAGAAGTGTCAGCAGGTTCTGGAGCCGCCGTACGATGAGATGGTCGCAGCTCACCTCAG gtgtacGTACGCAGTGTCCAATCACGACTTCGTAGAGGCGTACAAGTTCCAGACCATCGTCGTCCA GTCCTTCCTGAGAGCGTTCCAGTCACACAAAGAGGAGAACTG ggctCTTCCTGTGATGTTCGCCGTCACGCTGGATCTCAGGATCTTCGCCAACAAT gcggagcagcagctgcagaagaAGGGCAAAGGTCAACCGAGTGAGATGTTGGAGAAAGCAGCCGAACAGCTGATGAGCTGCTTCAGAGTGTGTGCCAGCGACAa TCGCGCCGGCATCGAGGACTCAAAGAAATGGGGGATGATGTTTCTGAGCAACCAGCTGTTCAAGATCTACTTCAAG ATCAATAAGCTGCACCTGTGTAAGCCTCTGATCCGAGCCATCGACAGCTCCAACCTGAAGAACGACTACAGTCCCGCTCAGAAAGTCACCTACAAATACTACGTGGGCCGTAAAGCCATGTTCGACAGCGACTTCAAACCAG CTGAGGAGTTCCTGTCGTTCTCCTTCCATCACTGCCATCGCTCCAGTCAGAAGAACAAGAGGATGATCCTCATCTACCTGCTGCCCGTCAAGATGCTGCTG GGTCACATGCCGACTCATCAGCTGCTCAGGAAGTATGACCTCATGCAGTTTGCTGATGTCACCAAAGCTGTGAG tgaggGGAACCTGCTGCTCCTGAACGAGGCGTTATCCAAACACGAGACGTTCTTCATCCGCTGCGGGATCTTCCTGATTCTGGAGAAGCTGAAGATCATCACCTACAGGAACCTCTTTAAGAAAGT GTACCTGTTGCTGAGGACTCATCAGCTTCCTCTCGACGCCTTCCTGGTGGCTCTGAAGATGATGCAGGTGGAGGACGTCGACATCGATGAGGTGCAGTGTCTCCTGGCCAACCTCATTTATAtg gGTCATATTAAAGGCTACATCTCCCATCAGCACCAGAAGCTCGTTGTCAGTAAGCAGAACCCGTTCCCGCCTCTGTCCTCCGTCTCTTAA